The Syntrophorhabdaceae bacterium genomic sequence CGATAAAGGCCTTTGCCTCACAGTGGTTGATGTTATATTCCATCTCCGAGGCTGACAACCTGAACATGATCGGCACGCAGATGAATCCTCCCTTTGCTGCCGCAGCGTAGATATCCATCCATTCAACACAATTGTACGCCAGGGCTGCAAATCTGTCGCCTTTTTTCAGACCAACGTCAGTAAGGGCATTGGCAAGTCTGCACGCTCTCTCGTCCCACTGTTTGAAGGTAAATTCCTTGTAAAGATCCTTTGCCCCTATCTTGTTGGGCCATTTGTGAGCATTGACCCTCAGTACATCCTTTGCCGTCATCCAATGACCGTTATTCATTTCTGTCCTCCTTAAATTGTTTTATTGATACTTGTTACAAAAATTCTCCCCTCAACGATTGCCACAACGTTGGTAATAGTTGTGATTTTCACCCCCATTCTATTTTAGCACTTGTTCTTTAAATTCTCCAACACCTCGATGAAAGCATCTATACGTAAATGTGTAGCTCCCTCATTATAGGAACTGATATCAACAATATCACCTTCCAGCACAAGTATCGGGATCTCCCGATAGACCTCTTTCAATATCTGTGCTTGCAGCAGGATGCCCGAATGCCATGTGCGACAGGAAAAGGCCTTGTGAAACACAACCCCATCGATCTGATAGTCCTCAATGTATTCTATGAGTCGCTCCACCTCAGGTATAGAACCTTTCCGCTTTCTGGCAGCGTCATACCAATGTGTCCAGTATCTCATCCATCTTAATGCGATCCGTTCAAGCGGATCGCTCAGTTTCGGCAGGTCAAGCCTGTCAATCCTTTCCGCTTCACGGTAGGTCCTTTCGGCAGGGAAGACCGCTCCCTTGTTATTGAAGTATTGAAAATCGCTCAACGCGAACCATGGCGGCAATCCTGCGCCCCATAACAGCCTGTACTTTTCATCTTCAGCGACACCTTCTTTTTTGTCGATTCTACCTTTGAGCTCGTCGTATAGGTCCTTATAGAAATCGTATGCCTCCTGGGTCCCGAGCATAAACGCGAGAGGGACCATCGTGTTCATAGCGTCGCCGGTGTCCATTGGAGTAGGTCTCGCCTTTCGCAGTTCGTAGGCGTCAATAAACATATCCCAGGTCCGGTCGACAAGGTCCGTTATTTCCTCCAATTTGTTCCAATCCATTTTCTTCTGGGTCTGTTTTTCTATAAAGGCGATGGCCCCTTTCAGTTCGTCGACGGCATATTTCAGGTAGTAATTCTCAACCTCTCTCTGGTCCATGTTTTCATCATAAGGAGGCCAATAAAACCCACCTATATAGGCAGGCACATCCTGCATATAGTGCTGTGCCGCCTGAGGCCATTTATATCTTGGATCACAGAGCATCTGACCTGTTCCAAGGATAAAATCAGGCCTGGCTATACCGCCCCATGGTGCGTCAGGCGGCATCTCGCCGCCAAGTTCGTTCCTCCAGTACTCAAAGCCCAGGCCGCATGTTGCATATGTACAAAGGGAGCGGGAGAAATTCTGCGATTCGGCCTTTTCCAGGTATTTTCCTGCGTCGCGTTTCGCGGCGCATATACCTGAATAGCTTTCTGCCCAGGCAGGAACGATATCCATGGCCCTCAGGATCTCATCATAACAGTTGACAATAAAGCTGAAAGCCACCGGCCTTCCTTCCTCCTTGGCCTTCAGATTAGCCGTAAAGTTTGCCCGCACCATCTTGGGGATCTTCGCTGCAGCTGCTGTTGCAGTCATTCTCTGTTTTCTTTCTTCTGCCATCGGTCATCTCCTTTCCTGAGTAAACATCTCGAGGAATGCCTCAATTCTGGTCTTTAATCTGCTCGACGATGAAGAGGAATACTCATCCTCGACATAAAAGACAGGCTTGCCCAATGACTCGATGTAACTTATTGTTGCCGGAACCTCGAACCCATAGGGGTCACAATTCTTATAGACCAGGAGAATCACGGCATCCACATTAAACTCGGAAATAAACCTTTTCAGGTGTCCGAACCGCAACTCAAGATTCTCGTCATAACTGCCGCCTCTATCCCTGTAAAATGTCGGCAGGCTGACCTTTTCCAGATAATACTCCGCGATGCCGTAAACGGGGTCGGACGTCGTTTCTATGTCGGCGTAATAGAGTTTGCTGCCGACAGAGACATCATCCATCACCACCTGTGCGCCTGTCTTCTCAATGATCTCGATCAGGCCTGTATCGTCAATCTGGTCACCCACAAGCATGATTCGCAAAGGTTTCTGCGGTGAAGATATTGTCCGTCCCTTCACCTCTTCAGTAACCTGCCGGACTAACGCCGCCGACTCATCCACGGGCAACGCCTTAACGGCCACGAGAAGCTTTATCATTTCGATACCGGAGATCAACGGTTGATCAGGCTTTCGCAGATCATAGAGATCTCTCATGGCCTGTCTTAGTTCGTTATAGGCCAGCACCGCATGGGCCAGGTTCTTTTCAGATATCCCATTACCTGTAAACTGTTCCAGGCTTTTGATAAACGTTTTAAGGATCTGCGTGAAGAACGCCAATGAAGGGGCACCGTCGAGGTGCGGCACATTCAGGAAGTGATAATACGGCAGCGGGAAATTACGCTTCCATACTTCGTAAGTACGGCTCACGCTGTCGCATGTGTGAGGGATAACAATACCGTCCAGGTAATCATACTTGCCTTTCAGGGCCAGATCAAAAGCGTTCAACAAAAAGGGGCAGACGAGTGTTTCCATGCTGCTATAAGCCTTCGTGACAGCTTCATTGGGGTCACCCTTAATCCTGACCGGAGTAAAACCGGCCGCGTTGATAATCTCGACGGGGGCTACGGCGGATATATAACCCATTGCCCTCTTTCCTGCCTTTTTCATGGCCCTTGCCTGGCATCCATAGTCCTTGTAATATGTCTCAACCAATGCTAATCCCTTATCATTCGTTGTTTCCATTTTTAGCGCCCCTTTCTATGTGAAATCACTTGACCTTGAACATCTCTCCGAAACCCGCGTATTTCTCTCTCAGAACGGGTTTTTCTATTTTGCCAGTTGGATTCCGGGGTACCTTATCGAAAAATATGTGTTTGGGCCGCTTATATTTAGGAAGATTGTCACTGCAATATTTTTCCACATCTTTCTCCGTCAGTGCTTCACCCGGTTTGACCTGAATAACCGCTGCCACGACCTCCCCTAATCTTTCGTCAGGGATGCCGATAACACCTACATCATGGATCTTGGGATGATGCTGGAGCAGGTCCTCGATCTCAACAGGATAAATATTTTCTCCACCGTAGATGATCACATCCTTCTTCCTATCCACCAGATAAAGGTATCCTTCCTCATCGGCTTTCGCCATGTCACCCGTGTAACACCATCCGTTTCTGATGGTCTCGGCGGTCTTTTCCGGGTTTTTGTAATATTCCTTCATGACGCCGTTACCTTTAACGATCAACTCGCCCACTTCACCCGGGACAACATCTTCACCCTTTTCATTTACGACACGCGCCTCCCAGTTGAAGCTTGCCTTCCCAATACTTCCCAATCTGTTCATGTCCTTAAAAGTCATGTGGCAACAACCCGGTCCCATTGCCTCTCCCAACCCGTACATCGTGTCGTATTCCATGTGCGGAAACTTTTCAAGCCAGCGTGTGATCACGGCGGGCGGCACAGGCTGACCTCCCAGGGACAAAAGACGACAGGATTTCAGATCATACTGCCCGGTGGTCAGCTCCCCGCGGTCATAATGCCCGAGGATATCAAGGGCCCACGGGACAACCATGAACAGGATGGATACATTTTCTTTCTGAACCACATCTACTACGTCAATTGGTTTTATCATCCCCTTGATGAGCACTGCAGGGGCGCCTACAATAACACAGCCAACCCACATCATTCCGCCGCCGGCATGGTATAAAGGCTGAAGCAGTAAAAAGTTATCATTGTGCTTTATATTCCAGCTGTAGTTATTAGTGACTGCCGCACATTCAATATTCTTGTTGGTAAGAAGGATTGGTTTAGGTTTTCCTGTCGTACCGGAGGTAAAATAAAGCGAACACCCATCATTATCGTCCAGCGGTATCTCCACCGGTTTTGACGACGACTGTTTCATTATCTCTTCCAGGGATTCCATGTCCTTAGGTGTGTTCTTACCGATACTGATGTAATGCTTTATCTTCGGTAAATGAGGTTGTACCTCACGGATCCTGTCAAGGAAACCTTCTTCAAAGATCATCATCTTTGCCTCTGCAACCTCACTGCAATAGATGATCTCCTGGGCTGTAAATCTAAAATTGAGAGGGGCGATCCATGCCCCAGCCCTCATCGCTCCCCACTGAAGTTCGAGAACCTCCAGGCAGTTATACATGAGCGTGTGGACCTTGTCCCCTTGCTTGATGCCGCGATCGATCAGCGCATTCGCGACTTTATTGATCCTGTCGTTAAACTCCTTCCATGTCACCACTCTTCTTGTCTTGAGAACCGGATCGACTTCGACTAATGCTGTTTTATCGGGATACATCCTGCTGTTTCGAGCAATCATTTCGGATACGTTCATTGCTAAATCCTCCCCTGTGATTGAGGGATTATCTTTCCCTCAACTGAATAGCCTCCAATTAAAATTTCATTGCCCTTCCCGCCTCAAAGGCTTTCATGTTCAGGTCGAGCATCTTTGTTCCAAAACGATTGACCAGAACCTCTTTCCATGCCTTTTCCGGAAGCTCAAGCAGCTTTGAAAGTACACCCAGCAACAGGGTATTGACCAGCAATTCGCTCCCTACCTCTACTGCCTTTTCAAAGGCGTTCAGTGTTATTACCTTGCGTTTCCCATCCTCCAGCTTCTCCTTCACTTTGTCCGGATACTGTATCTTCAGGAAGTGGGCAATGGGAGGAACTATCTGTTGCTCATTGACAATGATAGTACCGTTGGGCTTCAGATACTCGATGCTGCGCAGGGCCTCGACCGCCTCAAAAGCCAGAATATAATCCGCTTCGCCTTTTCCTATAACGGGAGAAGTGATATTCTTGCCAAAGCGGGCGTGGCTTGCGATTATCCCGCCCCTTTGCGACATACCATGAACCTCGCCTTTTTTTACGTCATATCCTGCAGCCAGGGCCACTTCGCTCGTAAGCTCCGTTGCCATTACAGCCCCCTGGCCTCCTACACCGACTACATAGACATTTGTCGCCGTTTCTTTCATTTTAGCACCCCTTTTCCATTAATTTTCTATCAACTGGATTGCATGCACCGCGCAAAGCTGCGCGCACACAGAGCATCCCGTACATAGGCTGAGGTCGATAGTCCTGGCCTTTTCGCCCTTCTTCGATTTCTTGGCTACCTGGTCGGACAATCCTATTGCCGGGCAACCTGATGACATACAGATGCCGCATCCTGTGCATTTTTCTTCAACAACCATATAGGGTTTGTCTTTTATCTTTCTCGGCATGAGAGCACATGGACGGTTTGTAAGGACTACAGCCGGTCCCTCAAAGGCAATCGCCTCTTTCAAAACCTCAATGCATGCCTTGATATCATAAGGATCAACGTGTTTTACAAATTTTATGCCAATCCCTCTCACGAGGGCATCCAGGTCCACTGTCACTGTCGGCGCCCCATTTGCCCTGAAGCCGCTCTCCGCAGCAGGCTGGCCGCCTGTCATGGCAGTGATTCTGTTATCCAGTATGACAACTGTAATATTTGTCTGCGTATAGACCGCGTCGTACAGAGGTGTCATGCCCGAATGGATAAAGGTTCCATCCCCAATGGCTGCTATAATCGGTTTGTCGCTTCCATGGACCTTGGCCATCCCCACAGCGTTTCCGATACTTGCCCCCATGCAGATTGCTGTATGGAGAGCGCTGATTGGCGGAGCAAAAGCGAGTGTGTAGCAACCGATATCAGAAAAGACGTTGACGTCCATTTTCTTGAATGCCAGGAATATTCCCCTGTGAGGACATCCTGCGCACATGGTAGGAGGACGGGGCGGAGCATCTTTTCTCTCAGGAACCACCGGCGCGGGCTGTTCCATGGGAATTCCAGCCTTTTTCAAGCCTGCCCGGACAACATCAGGATCCAATTCTCCCTGAACTCTGAAATAGTCCATACCGATGAAACCATATATGCCCATAATCTTAAGTTCTTCTTCAAAGAAAGGACGGGTTTCTTCGATGACCACCAATTTTTTCACCTTGGAGGCGAAGTCCTTGATCATCTTCTCGGGAACAGGAAAAGAGATTCCCAGTTTCAGATAGCTTGCTTCAGGAATAACATGTTTCGCATGATAATAGGCAATCCCTGAAGTGATGATCCCTACTTCTTTACTGTTCCACTCCACCTGGTTAAGAGGTGATGTTTCCGCATACTCTTTCAATGCTGCGAGCCTGTTAATGACCTCTGTTTCCCTCAGGATAGCCCTGCCCGGTACCACCACATATTTATTGGGATTCCTCTCAAATCCCTTAATGGGATATTCTGTGCGGGGATAGAGATCGACTATCGTTTTGGAATGTGAGATCCTTGTTGTTGACTTTACAATGACGGGGGTATCAAATTTTTCGCTAAGAGCGAGGGCCTCACCTACATACTCTTTTGCTTCCATGCTGTCGCTGGGATCCAGGCAGGGAATCCTGGCCAATTTTGCGTACATGCGCGTATCGTCCTCGGTTTGAGAACTGTGCTGTCCCGGATCGTCGCAAGCTACCAGCACAAACCCTCCCGGTGTCCCCGTGTGGGACCAGTTGAGTAAAGGATCCAAAGCCACGCTGACGCCAGGCTGTTTCATGGATACCATGGTCCTTGCGCCAGCCATGGCTGACCCAATACCGATTTCAAAGGCTGTCTTTTCGTTGGCTGCCCAATCTGCAATTATTTCCTTATACCCTGCTACATTCAGAAGAATCTCAGAAGAAGGCGTGCCCGGATAGGCAGCAGCGAGAACAACGCCGGCTTCATACGCTCCCCTTGCAAAGGCTTCATTACCCGAAAGCAACACCCGACCCTCAGATTTTTCTTTTCTTTTACCTTTAACCGCTCCGCTCATATTCCTACCTCCTTATAAAAATAAATTTTACGACCATTGGGATCCTGTTTCTCGCTATAACCTGTCGCATGCGAATTAAATCACATGAGCATGACAAGAAACGCTATGTCAAATTTCTAAGCTTCTCGGCCAGATTTTTGGTAAACTCCTTCTCAACATCTTTTGCCTTACTTTTCATGATCCTGTCGCCGAACATGGCAAGTTTTCCTACAACATCAACCTCCGACTCATAGCTAACCTCGACCTCGCCGTTGCCAAGATCCTTTAAATCGATAGTCGTCTTCTGTTTAATGTGTCCAAGCTTTGTCATGTCTTCGCCCTCACCCACAAGTTCCATATGGGTGGGTGGTTGTACGACCGTCAGCACGTTCCTGAAGGCGAGTTTCACCTTGATGGGGCCTACTTTCTGTTTCACGACAGTGTCATAAGTCTTTTCATCGATCTTCTCCACCTTCTCTGCACCAGGCAGACATGTACCTATTGTCTCTGGTTCGAGAAGCGTGTTCCACAGTGTCTGTATGGGAGCTTTTACAGTAAATTTTCCCAGGATTTGCATTATTTTCTCCTTGTCTTGTTGTGATCCGCAGTGCTCTTTGATCGGGTGTTATCATTATGTCGGGTCTTATCATCATGAGCTGTACATCTTTGTTTCTTAATCTCTTCAAACTCTTTCTTCTTCATCATCATGATGTGGCGCAGGACCTGCAGGTTCTCCAGCTTCTCGCTGACGCCGCAACTACAGTCCGGACATCGCTCGTCCATTATCGTCCTTCCCGCCCGAGAACTCCTCCATCAGGCCTGCGTTGCGCAGACCCGACGGAGGGTTATTGGGGGTATTATGAGCCTATTTCTTTTTTTCCGCTTCTCTCTTTTCTTTAAGCGCCCGCCACACCTTTTCAGGGGTCGCCGGCATATCCTTTATCATCACGCCCACTGCGTCATAGATCGCGTTGATTACTGCGGGTGCGCCCGTACACGTTGTTGCTTCACTTGCTTCTTTCACGCCGAAGGGACCGAAGGGATCGTTCGTGATGACATGGGCAAATTTTGGGAACGGCGCCTCGTACACCCGGGGCCTTTTTAGGTCGATCCAATTCGGATTGACCGTCGATCCCTTGTCCATGATGAATTCTTCATAGAGGGCTGACGAGATGGACTGGTGGTACGATCCGCCGATACACTGTGTCTCAACAATAGTAGGGTTAAGCGGAAAACCGCAGTCATCCGCCATGGAGCTCTTCTCGGTGCATCTGACCACGCCCGTCTCTGTGTCTACCTCGACCTCATTGATCTGGGCGGCAAAACCGTAGTTCGTTCCCACGTCCCCTTCACCAGTTGAAAAGGCCTTTGGAGAAAAACCCTTTGTGCCCTTCCGTGAAACACCTTTCCCTACGACGACGTTGCCGATATTGGCGTAACAGGCCGCCCGTACGACGTCCAGCCACGGGAGGTACCGTGTCTCATCGGTCTTCATGAAGACCTTTTTGTCCCTTATATCCAGTTCCTCGGCAAAGACGTTCATCTCCTTCGCGGCCGCCTCCAGGAGCTGCTGTTTTGCATCTTCCGCCGCTTTCATTGTCGCCTCTCCGGCGTAGATGGTGACCCTGCTGCCGTACGACCCGGGGTCGGGGTAAGAGTAAGAGGTGTCGACCCGTTTGATCTCCACGTCCTTCATGCCAACCCCCAGCACCTCTGCGGCGATTGCACACATGGCCGTATCGGAACCCTGGCCGACGTCCGAGGCGCCTGTCAGGACGTTGACGCTCCCGTCCTCGTTGATCCTGACGACTGCAGAACAGGAGTTGTGACCCGTAAGCCGTGCGCCACTCAAAAAGGCCGAGGACCCGATGCCGGCGCCGCGGGCAATAGGCCCGTCATTCTTTTTGGTCTTGTGGTATTTGTCCCACTCAAAGAGCTTTGCTGTCTGCTCGATGCACTCCTTGATCCCGCAGGTGGCAACCCGGAGCTTGTTCACAGTGTAGTACGTCTCACCGGGTTTCGGGTTGTCGATGGAGTTTCTGAGCCTGATCTCCACCGGGTCGATGCCAAGCTCCTTTGCCATAAGGTCAAGCTGACAATCGATCGCGTACCTGGTATGGTACATACCGTGGCCCCTCATCGCGGCGGCCATGGGGTTGTTGGTGTAGATATTCCAGGTGTCTGTTCTGAAGTTATCTATTTTATATGGTACCGTACACTGACCGTTTGTCAGGTACATGGTGACAGGGCTCATCCGGGCATACGCCCCGCCGTCAGCGACGACGTTCGTGTAAAGACCCTTGATCAGTCCATCCTTTGTAAGGCCCATCTTTACCCTGACCCACATGGCGTGGCGTCTGAGACAGGTCGTCAATTCTTCCCACTGCGAGTAAACGATCTTGACCGGTCTTCCGGTCTTTTTGGCGAGAAGGATCGCAGAAAAGTCCAGGGCATGGGCATCGTTCTTTGTTCCTCCGAAGTCACAGCCAATAATAGGTTGAATGACCCGCACCTTGTTCAACGGAAGGTTGAAAGCCCTGCCGAAGATCCTCCAGAGCATATAGGGGCTGCCTTTTGCCCCTACGTAATGGAGTGTGTCATGCTCCCACCATGCAAGCACGGCAGGGGGCTCGATGTAGCCCTTGGACTGCCTCGGCGTCTGAAATAAGTCTTCCCTTACAAGATAGGATTCGTCGAAGGCCTTATCCACGTCGCCGAAGTTCCAGTGGTATTCTACGAGAATGTTTCTCGGTTTGTCCTCGTGCACGAGGGGAGCCCCTTCTTTCATAGCCTCAAAGGGATCGAACACTGCAGGGAGTTCCTCGTACTGAACGTCGATAAGATCACATGCCTCTTCGGCGATGTCTTTGTTGACAGCGGCTACTGCCGCCACTCCCTCATACATATATCTGACCTTGTCCGTTGCCAGGGGCGACTCATCACGGGTGTGTGCCTGCCATCCCCACTTGAACCCGCCGAAGTCTTTCCCGACGACCACTCCTTTTACGCCGGGCAGACGCTCGGCCTTGCTTGTATCGATGCCGAGTATCCTCGCGTGGGCATAGGGCGCCCTCTTTATCTTCCCCCAGAGCATACCCGCCGTTTCATAGTCGGCTGCATATTTTGCCCGGCCGGTTGCCTTGAGCGGTGTTTCAACCCTGGGTACGGATTTTCCGAGCACTGCATAGTTTTTCTTATTGTCTTCCATGATCGCCTCCTCACTTTCCCTGCATGACCTTGGCTGCTATTTCTATGGCTTCTACGTATTTGACGTACCCGCTGTCCGCACACATATTGCCCTGAAGGGCCTTTTTTATGTCCTCCCGCGTGGCCCGCGGATTATCCAGAAGAAGTGCTCTCGCCGACATGACCATCCCGGAGGTGCAGAAACCGCACTCGATGGCGCCGTGGTTGACCATCGCCTCCTGGATCGGGTGCAGTTTTTCTCCGTCAGCAACTCCCTCTATCGTTACCACTTCATGGCCGTTAACCTGGACCGCTAGTATTGAACATGACCGAACTGCCTTGCCATCCAGATTGACCGTACATGCACCGCATGCACTTACCTCGCAGCCTGTCCTCGTACCGGTCAGTTTCAACTCTTCCCGTAAAAGCTCCAGCAGCAGCGTCTTTGGATTTACTGCGATTTCAACCTCTTTTCCATTGAGCTTAAATTTAATATCTCTCAATTTTTCCTTCATCTATTACCTCCATAATGGTTTATTTCTTCTGCTTTGCCCTCTCAAGAGCCTGAGCCGTCACGCGCTTCAGAAATATCCGCGCCATATCTTTCCGGTATTCCTCCGAGCCATGCACGTCGGCTGGCGGGTTAACCTCTTCGGAGGCAATCTTACCCGCCTCTTCAAGGAGCTTCTCGTCGATAACCTTACCAATAAGGACCTTCTCGGAGCTCCTGGCCCTGAAAGGCGTGGAGGCAACATTTGTAAGGACGATGCGGGCATCCCGGCAGACGCCGGTGGATGGGTCTATAGTCACCAATGCTGCCGCACCAACGACGCCCATATCCCCTTTCTGCGCCATCAGTTTCCCGTGGGCAAGGCCCGTGTTGGCTGCGATGACGGGGACCTGAACCTCGCAGAGAAGCTCGTCGTGGGCGATATCTACCTCAAGGTAATCCTTATAGAAGTCCTCAGCGTCGACGATCCGTTCGCCTTCCGGTCCGACGAGCCTGTATTTCGCATTGAGTGCGATAAAGACGGCAGGGGGGTCAGCGGCCGGATCCCCGTGACAGGCGTTCCCGCCGATCGTGCCCCAGTTCCTGGTCTGCACGACTGCAAGGTTGTCTTCCATCTCGGCAAGTACAGGGTAGTTCTTCTTTATGACAGAGGACTTTTCGACGGCACTATGCGTCGTAAGGGCGCCGATTGCGAGCCCCTTTCCCTTGTCGTACTTGATGTAATCAAGTTCGGAAACACCCTTGATGTCAACGACGTTCTCGGGGGTCAACATGTTCTGTTTCATCAACAGAAGCATCGATTGTCCACCACACATGATCTTTCCATCGCCCTCTAATTTAGCCAACGTGGAAACAGCTTCCTTCACCGTCTTTGGGGCGTAGTAATTAAAATCCTTCATAATGATACCTCCTGTTTACCTGATATGCTTCAGCGGATAATTTTATTTTGTCTCGGTTTGCCTCTTCGGTTATACCAATATACTGACTGGTAGATATAATAAATACCATAATAGAATTTTTTGTCAAGAGATTTTTTACACTAAGTTCGGGACATGCTATTTTTCTCCGGAACCGGGACTAAGCGTGTCTGGTCCTGCAAAAGCGCTATGTCAGCTCGATCTCCGTAGACCCGCCTATGGGAATATAGATACCCTTGATATGAGGGTATTCTTTCCTGATGATCTCCATGAACCTTTCCACGTTTTTGGCGGTACCCTGGACAGGAAACTGTTTGAGAAACTCACCGTACCCTTCCGGGTCGGCAGCATCAGAGACGTTTTCGGGGAAATCGTGGCACGGTATCACATAGCGGCAGCCGGTTACGTTGGCGGCATATGCAGCCTGCTCCGGCTCCATCATCAGGAAACCGATGGCGGGAAGGATCGAGACATAGGGTTTATGGTAGTCTCCGACGACAAACTTCATATCCGCCGTCAATCCCGTATCGCCGCTTATATATACCTTCAGACCATCCTCGAACTCGATGACGTACCCGGCAGCGGTCCCGATGATCTCCATCGTGCCGTCAGGGGACATCTCTGAATTCGTGTGAGAGGCGGGGATCAGGGAGAATTTTATTCCCTGAAAATCAACGGTTGCGCCGAAGGCAGTGGGGATTACATTCGTGATCCCCCGCTGTGGAAGAGAAAGGGCATATTCGAACTGGGCAATGAAGACAACCTTCTTGTTGTGCTGAGCGATCTCATCGATCCCCGCGGCATGATCGAAGTGGGCATGGGTGATGATGACGACATCGATCTCCTTCAGTTTGTCCGGCGATCTTTCAGACAGCGGCCACAGTGGATCGTTGGTCAACCAGGGGTCGACCATGATAATCTTTCCCGAAGGGGAATAGAACTTAAAGGTTGATGCACTCAGTCTCTGGATCTTCATAATCTCTGCTCCTGAATGATTTTTTTAATGGGCATCATCCGGTAATACCCGCTCATGATGCCGTGTATACGTATATCTACCGGTAAATATAATGCTGATACTACATAGGCGGAGGTTATTTGTCAAGATAAAATAGAGCGGGGGAATTGCCTTAAGCAGACTTATACTCAGGTTCAAGGATCTGAACCCTTTCCTCTTATGGAAGGCAATGGAGAGGTGGTGAAAAAGATATTAAATTGTGCCTCATCATACTCTGAGCTAAAAAACCACTTGTCGTCTTTGTAGAGCAAAGGTATTATATTATACGGTTTCCTCCGGTTTGCCTGATAATGGAGTCCGTGAAGACGAATGCTTGACAAAAAAATGATTGATTTATATACTTACTGGTTGGTATATTGATAACAAAGTTCAAAGAGGAGGCGGGTAATGTCACGAGGAAAAGGTGTAACACCGCAATATGATAAGAGAAAAAATGAGATCATGCAAAAGGCAATGAAGTTGTTCATGATAAAGGGCTTCGATGCGACTTCAACCAACGATATCTGTTGGGCTGCCAAAATGACAAAACCCAGCCTGTATCACTATTTCAGCAGCAAAAACCATCTCCTCTTTTCTGTCCATATGCATGTCATTGAGAGTATTCTTCACCCTTATCTGACAGAAACCGAATCGATAAAAGAACCGCAAAAACGCTTAGAGGTAATGATCCGGGATTTCGCAAAACTGGTACTTTCTCATCCTGAACTCCGTTTTTTACTCCATGAATCACTCACGGTGAAAGATAAATATCACGGGGAGATTAAAAAGGAATGGAGGCATCTCTACGGTCTTTTCCGAACTACCATCAGCGACCTGCAATCGATTGGCAAAGTTAATAAAGATCTCGAGCCGTCATGGGCGGCCCTCCTTCTACTGGGTATGATCTCATGGATGACCTTCTGGTTTGACTACAAGACCAAGGAACGTGTCGATGAAATAATTGA encodes the following:
- a CDS encoding (2Fe-2S)-binding protein translates to MKEKLRDIKFKLNGKEVEIAVNPKTLLLELLREELKLTGTRTGCEVSACGACTVNLDGKAVRSCSILAVQVNGHEVVTIEGVADGEKLHPIQEAMVNHGAIECGFCTSGMVMSARALLLDNPRATREDIKKALQGNMCADSGYVKYVEAIEIAAKVMQGK
- a CDS encoding SRPBCC domain-containing protein, which produces MQILGKFTVKAPIQTLWNTLLEPETIGTCLPGAEKVEKIDEKTYDTVVKQKVGPIKVKLAFRNVLTVVQPPTHMELVGEGEDMTKLGHIKQKTTIDLKDLGNGEVEVSYESEVDVVGKLAMFGDRIMKSKAKDVEKEFTKNLAEKLRNLT
- a CDS encoding MBL fold metallo-hydrolase, with product MKIQRLSASTFKFYSPSGKIIMVDPWLTNDPLWPLSERSPDKLKEIDVVIITHAHFDHAAGIDEIAQHNKKVVFIAQFEYALSLPQRGITNVIPTAFGATVDFQGIKFSLIPASHTNSEMSPDGTMEIIGTAAGYVIEFEDGLKVYISGDTGLTADMKFVVGDYHKPYVSILPAIGFLMMEPEQAAYAANVTGCRYVIPCHDFPENVSDAADPEGYGEFLKQFPVQGTAKNVERFMEIIRKEYPHIKGIYIPIGGSTEIELT
- a CDS encoding xanthine dehydrogenase family protein subunit M; protein product: MKDFNYYAPKTVKEAVSTLAKLEGDGKIMCGGQSMLLLMKQNMLTPENVVDIKGVSELDYIKYDKGKGLAIGALTTHSAVEKSSVIKKNYPVLAEMEDNLAVVQTRNWGTIGGNACHGDPAADPPAVFIALNAKYRLVGPEGERIVDAEDFYKDYLEVDIAHDELLCEVQVPVIAANTGLAHGKLMAQKGDMGVVGAAALVTIDPSTGVCRDARIVLTNVASTPFRARSSEKVLIGKVIDEKLLEEAGKIASEEVNPPADVHGSEEYRKDMARIFLKRVTAQALERAKQKK
- a CDS encoding xanthine dehydrogenase family protein molybdopterin-binding subunit → MEDNKKNYAVLGKSVPRVETPLKATGRAKYAADYETAGMLWGKIKRAPYAHARILGIDTSKAERLPGVKGVVVGKDFGGFKWGWQAHTRDESPLATDKVRYMYEGVAAVAAVNKDIAEEACDLIDVQYEELPAVFDPFEAMKEGAPLVHEDKPRNILVEYHWNFGDVDKAFDESYLVREDLFQTPRQSKGYIEPPAVLAWWEHDTLHYVGAKGSPYMLWRIFGRAFNLPLNKVRVIQPIIGCDFGGTKNDAHALDFSAILLAKKTGRPVKIVYSQWEELTTCLRRHAMWVRVKMGLTKDGLIKGLYTNVVADGGAYARMSPVTMYLTNGQCTVPYKIDNFRTDTWNIYTNNPMAAAMRGHGMYHTRYAIDCQLDLMAKELGIDPVEIRLRNSIDNPKPGETYYTVNKLRVATCGIKECIEQTAKLFEWDKYHKTKKNDGPIARGAGIGSSAFLSGARLTGHNSCSAVVRINEDGSVNVLTGASDVGQGSDTAMCAIAAEVLGVGMKDVEIKRVDTSYSYPDPGSYGSRVTIYAGEATMKAAEDAKQQLLEAAAKEMNVFAEELDIRDKKVFMKTDETRYLPWLDVVRAACYANIGNVVVGKGVSRKGTKGFSPKAFSTGEGDVGTNYGFAAQINEVEVDTETGVVRCTEKSSMADDCGFPLNPTIVETQCIGGSYHQSISSALYEEFIMDKGSTVNPNWIDLKRPRVYEAPFPKFAHVITNDPFGPFGVKEASEATTCTGAPAVINAIYDAVGVMIKDMPATPEKVWRALKEKREAEKKK
- a CDS encoding thiamine pyrophosphate-dependent enzyme translates to MSGAVKGKRKEKSEGRVLLSGNEAFARGAYEAGVVLAAAYPGTPSSEILLNVAGYKEIIADWAANEKTAFEIGIGSAMAGARTMVSMKQPGVSVALDPLLNWSHTGTPGGFVLVACDDPGQHSSQTEDDTRMYAKLARIPCLDPSDSMEAKEYVGEALALSEKFDTPVIVKSTTRISHSKTIVDLYPRTEYPIKGFERNPNKYVVVPGRAILRETEVINRLAALKEYAETSPLNQVEWNSKEVGIITSGIAYYHAKHVIPEASYLKLGISFPVPEKMIKDFASKVKKLVVIEETRPFFEEELKIMGIYGFIGMDYFRVQGELDPDVVRAGLKKAGIPMEQPAPVVPERKDAPPRPPTMCAGCPHRGIFLAFKKMDVNVFSDIGCYTLAFAPPISALHTAICMGASIGNAVGMAKVHGSDKPIIAAIGDGTFIHSGMTPLYDAVYTQTNITVVILDNRITAMTGGQPAAESGFRANGAPTVTVDLDALVRGIGIKFVKHVDPYDIKACIEVLKEAIAFEGPAVVLTNRPCALMPRKIKDKPYMVVEEKCTGCGICMSSGCPAIGLSDQVAKKSKKGEKARTIDLSLCTGCSVCAQLCAVHAIQLIEN